GACCCACAGTGGCAAAGAATAGTAGCCGGGTGTCAGGGCAAGGCAGAAGGGGCCATTGATGTCTGTGAAAGCCGTGATCGATATTGGTTCCAACTCCGTCAAGCTCCATGTGGCAAGCCTGGCCGGAGGCTGGAAGGTTCTCCGTGACAGTGTGAAAGTTTGCGGTCTGGGGGAGGGCCTTCAGGAAAGCGGTCGACTTGGTCGGAAACCCATGGACAGAGCTGCGACCGCGGTACTCGGTTTTGTCGAAGAGGCAAGGAATCTGGGTGCCGGGGAGATTGCTCTTGTGGGAACGATGGCGCTTCGCTCTGCTTCCAACAGTCAGGACTTCCTTTCTCTGGTGGAGGGCGAGTGTGGCCTGAAAGTAGAGGTGATTTCAGGGGAAGAGGAGGCACGCTTGTCTTACCATGCGGTAGTTTCCGGATTGGGGAAGCAGAGCGGGCAGGTGGCGATCTTCGACACCGGAGGGGGAAGCACGGAGTTCATTTATGGAGAAGGTGGGAATGTCACCCGGAAGTTCAGCCTGAATGTTGGCTCCCTGAGGTTTACAGAAAAATACTGCAAGTCGGATCCTGTTACGGAAACGGAACTCCTGAGGATGCTGTCTTCCCTCTCCGATGAATTCAGCGAATTGGAGAGTTTCGCAGAAACCCTGATCGGAGTGGGGGGCACCTTGAGCAGCCTGGCTTCGGTGATGCACGAGATGGAAAGTTACGAACCGGAGATCGTTCAAGGAACCACTCTCCCTTACGAGGAAGTGGAAAGACAACTTTCCCTCTTTCGCTCCCTGAAGATCGAGGAACGAAAAATGGTTCCCGGCCTGATGCCCGGAAGAGCTCCGGTGATTCTTGCAGGAGTTTCGATCGTGCGAACCGTCATGGACAAGATGAAAGTCGATTCCCTGACCGTAAGCGATCGCAGCCTTCGCCATGGTCTCTTTCATGACCGCTGGATGGGGAAGGAGACAGCAGGCTAGGATTCGCGGGTGTGGATTGTGCTATACTTGTCTTGAGATTCGCCCCTGTGCCTCCAGGCTTCAGGGGCGACATTCCATGCACAGACCCGGCATCCGGAGGAATCATGCATCTCCTGAAGAACCACATACTGGCCACCGTGATTCTGCTTCTTTCGCTTCCACTGAGTGCAGAAATCGTGATCAACGAGATCATGTACAATAGTCCCGGAACGGATGTGGAGTTCGTCGAGCTATACAATGATGGCCAGAGCGCTGTGAACCTGGACGGGTGGTATCTTCTGGACAGCGACCCGACCCACCCCCCCTGTTTCCTGGAATGGACTCTGGAAGCAGGGCAATATCTGGTGGTTTGTGCCGACCTCTCACTCTTTGCCTTGGTGTATCCGGAAGTGGATAACCTGAACCCCAATGCCTTCAACCCCTCCGGTACCGGCTTCAGTCTGGGCAATGCGGGTGATGAGGTAAACCTGTTCAATGCCGTTGATGATTTGCGTGACTTCGTGGCCTACGATGACGGGGGAGACTGGCCCGGATCTCCGGACGGCGATGGGCCTTCCCTTGAACTCATCAATCCTCTTCTCGACAACAGTCTCCCCACGAGTTGGGATCCCAGTGTCGTGGATGGGGGAACCCCCGGAGAACTGAATAGCGCTTTTGCGGAGAATGCGTTTCCGATTTGCAAGGACGGGAGTCGGGATGTCCCCCTTCCCGGAAGCAGCGATGCCGTGACCGTCAGTGTGCTGGCCCACGATGCAGAGGGTCTGGCATCGGTTCAGCTTTTCGTCGACACAGGTTCCGGGTTTCTGGCTATGGACATGTTTGACGATGGCATCCACGGAGACGGGGCGGCAAACGATTCTATTTTTGGAGCGGTGATTCCCGCCCAAGTTTCGGGAACTCTGGTGCGCTACTATGCAGAAGCGTTCGATGATATTGGCCAGAGCGACCTTTGGCCGAACGGGGCCCCGGCCGAGTATCACGCCTATACCGTGGGCCACCTTGCCCCCGTTCTGAGGATCACGGAACTGATGGCAAGCAACACTTCGACCCAGGCTGACGAATATGGTGGCTACGACGACTGGTTTGAAATCCACAACCCCGGCGATCAGGCCGTCAACCTGAGCGGTATGTTTGTGAGCGATGATTTGGAAAATGAAAGAAAGTCGCCCCTTCCGCCGGTCATCCTGAATCCGGGAGACGATCTTCTTTTCTGGGCGGACAATGAGCCGGGCCAGGGGCCTTACCACTGCAACTTCAAGTTTTCTGCCAGTGGAGAGTCGGTCGGCATCTTTGACACGGTGGATCATGGCAACACGATGATTCACGGATGGAGCTATGGCCTCATGGCTTCCGATGTGTCGATGGGCTTCAACTCTCCTGTGGCGACAGCTCCTGAGTACCTGGCCCTGGCCAGCCCGGGAGCGGGCAATGAGGGTGTCGAGCCTTTCTCCGCAGTCTGCATCAATGAGTTCCACACCAGCAGTGCCTTTGGCGGGCAGGATGACTGGGTGGAACTGTTCAATCGTGGAAACGAAATGCTGGACCTCTCCGGTTTTCTTCTTTCGGACGAACTGGGCATTCTCTCCAAGTGGAGTTTCCCTCCGGGATCGACTTTGGATCCGGGGGAGTTTCTGGTGGTCTATGAGGATGCCCTGGGCTTCGGTTTCTCCTCCAACGGCACGGAAGTGATCATGCTCTCATCCCCGGACTCTCTTCTGGGGCTTGATTACTATGACTTTGGACCACAGAGTCAGGACATCAGTGAAGGGCGATTCTCGGATGGGGATCCCGTATGGCAGTTTTTCACGGAACCCTCTCCCGGCACCGCGAACATTGGAGGGGTGGGCGTGGAAGAAACTGTGTTCGCCGCTGCGCCCTTGCGGATTCTGGGCAACTTTCCCAATCCTTTCAATCCTCGCACCGAGATCCATTTCGAGATTTCAAGGAGCAGCGAGGTCACCCTTCAGGTGTTTTCCGCAGAGGGTCGGGCGCTTCGCCATCTCGAGTGTGGAAGGATGGAAGCAGGGAGGCACATCATTGCCTGGAACGGTCTGGATGACGGGGGTCACTCGATGCCAAGCGGAGTGTATTTCGTTCGGATCCAGGCTGCGAAACAAATCTCCGTAGCAAAGATGACGCTGCTGAAATAGCGGTCAAGGAAAGCGGTTCTTCTTTCTTTCCAGTTCCCAGGTTCTTTCAACACGGGCAAACACCGAAGGCCAGGACCAGGAGGACAGGTCTGGCGGGTCTGTAGACTCAGCCCCGAGTGAACTACGGATGGAATCCTCAAGACGCCTTGTGAAAGCCGGCAGCGCATCCGTTTCCGGCGTGTCGATACCGCACATCGCAGGAGGCTCGACCAACTCCAGCTTGCTTCCCAGCACCGGAGCCAGGGTCTTGCGAACGCCCTCCAGAGCCGTGGACACGATTCTGCAACCGCAGGCCGCCGCTTCCAACAGCACCAAAGGCAGACCTTCATAGAAGGATGGAAGAACGAAGACTTCGGCCTCCCGCATTTCATCGGCAAGTTCCCCTTGAGTCAGGGGGCCGCGCCAGTGAACCTGGGGCATCTGCTCCATGCGAACTTTCAATTCCGCTGCTTCCTCTCCGCTACCGCTTCCTGCCACGACCAAGTGGGCATCGGGAAGCTGCCTCATGGCATCGAGAAGTTGAGGCAATCCCTTTGACTTACTGAGTTTCCCGGCATAGAGAAGCCGTCCGTGCTTTGCCCTGCGCTTGTTTAAGTGAAACAGGTCTTCTCGCAGGCCGGGCCGGAGAAGAGAGATCTTCTCCATCGGGAAATCCAGATCCCTGCTGACCCGTGCCATGTGGTCTTCGAGCGGCACCAGAATATGATCGGCAAGACGACAGCCAAGGGCGACCTCTTCTGCGAGAGAGGGACAAAGCTCTCTTTGCCGAAGGCCTGTAGCGTGGCAGTGAAGAATGATGGGAGTATCCGGGGCGAGGGCCCTGAGAAGGGAACTCATGAGCCAGAGATGGTGCGAGTGAATGATGTCGGGTTGAAAGTCCTCGACCTGTCGGGCGATGTGCTCGTGGAAGACCTTGCGGTAGCGTTCCAGCTGCTGCTCGTCCAGGCGGGACCAGACCGAGCTCGAATAGGGCATGACATCACTCATGCCGGGGATCGGGAAATCCAGCGGTGAGGTTTCAAAGGAAACCGGGGAGAGACCTTCACTCATGCCACCGACCTTGCAGAGGGGATCGCCTTCGGGCCAGCCGAAGACCGTTCTTTGTACATGTCCGCAACGACGGGCCTCTTCGACCAGGGCATGAAGGATCATGCCGCTTCCCGTATTTCCGGGTTTCTGGGAAAGCAGATGCAGGACGCGCATACTAGTCTCGAACGAGTGCCGAGAGATCCTTGCCCGTCGGGTTCTGGTAAACGCGAAGCCCAAACTCGGGGATGACGGCCATGATGTGGTCAAAGAGGTCGGCCTGAATCTTCTCGTAGTTCACCCATTCCTGGTCATTGCTGAAGCAGTAGATCTGAATGGGAATGCCATGCTCGCCGGGTTCCAGTTGGCGCACCATGAGCGTCAGGCCCTTGTGCAGCAGGGGGTGACGGCGGAGGTACTCTTCGACATAGGCGCGGAAGGTCCCGATGTTCGTCATGCGACGACCGTTGACCATCCGGGAGTTGTCAACGCTCTGAGAGGCGTTCCACTCGGCAAGTTCCTTTTCCTTTGCGTTTACATAGTCGGTGATGAACTGAAAGCAGCGGAACTTCTCGATCTCTTCTGCGCTCAGGAACTCGACGCTGTTCATGTCGATAGAGATGGAGCGCTTGATACGGCGCCCGCCGGACTCGCTCATGCCTCGCCAGTTCTTGAAGCTCTCGGAGATCAAGGCCCAGGTGGGAATTGTCGTGATGGTCTTGTCCCAGTTCTGGACCTTCACGGTGGTCAGGCTGAGGTCGATGACATCGCCATCGGCGCCGTACTTCGGCATGGAAATCCAGTCGCCCATGCGAATCATGTCATTGGCTGTCAGTTGAACGCTGGCCACGAAGCCGAGAATCGTGTCCTTGAAGACCAGCATCAGGACGGCTGTCATTGCTCCCAGGCCGCTGAGCAGGACCAGGGGCGAGCGGTTCATGAGGGTGGAAATGGCAAAGATGCCAATGGCCACGCCCAGGACGATCTTCAGCACCTGTAGATAGCCCTTGATGGGGCGGTTCTTCGAGATCTCGAAGTTGCGGTAGACATCGAGCGCGGCGTCGAGAAAGGAGTAGATGGACGACAGACCGATGAAGGCCGTTGCGAGAACCAGGATCTTGTCAAGAAGCAGGGAGATGGTCGCATAGTCCGAGACCAGGCCCGGCGCGAGATATTGCACCACGATGACCGGTGCCAGGTGGGCAATGCGATGAAAGACGCGGTGCTCGAGCAGGGCGTCGTCCCAGGTGGTCTTGCTGCGCTTGATCAGGCGTCGAAGCAGTCCGAGCAGGATGTGCTTCGCAATGAAATCCGCAAGAAAGGCGAAGAGCAGGACGATGAGAAGACCGACCCCAAGAAAGGCCGGATCCGACAGGTCGCGGAGCAGAGGAAAAGAGCGGAAAAGTTCTAACATTAGTGGTCTCCCTTCGACAGAGAGTCTAGGGAATGCGGAGCCAGGGAGAAAGAAAAAAAGCCAATTCTTCCAAAACCTTATGAAGCCCCTTTCCCGTCCACGGTGTGTCTGCTAGTGTGATCCTTCACGAAAGGACACACCAAGCATGAGCAGCAAATACCAGGACAAGCGTGCCGATTTCTGGCGGGAGCAATTCGAGGCCGGGCTTAGCTATGAGGAGTATCTCGAAAAGGCCGGCCCCCATGAGGCCAAGTGGAAGGAAATGGCCGCCGCACTTCCGG
The sequence above is drawn from the Candidatus Krumholzibacteriia bacterium genome and encodes:
- a CDS encoding Ppx/GppA phosphatase family protein; this translates as MSVKAVIDIGSNSVKLHVASLAGGWKVLRDSVKVCGLGEGLQESGRLGRKPMDRAATAVLGFVEEARNLGAGEIALVGTMALRSASNSQDFLSLVEGECGLKVEVISGEEEARLSYHAVVSGLGKQSGQVAIFDTGGGSTEFIYGEGGNVTRKFSLNVGSLRFTEKYCKSDPVTETELLRMLSSLSDEFSELESFAETLIGVGGTLSSLASVMHEMESYEPEIVQGTTLPYEEVERQLSLFRSLKIEERKMVPGLMPGRAPVILAGVSIVRTVMDKMKVDSLTVSDRSLRHGLFHDRWMGKETAG
- a CDS encoding lamin tail domain-containing protein codes for the protein MHLLKNHILATVILLLSLPLSAEIVINEIMYNSPGTDVEFVELYNDGQSAVNLDGWYLLDSDPTHPPCFLEWTLEAGQYLVVCADLSLFALVYPEVDNLNPNAFNPSGTGFSLGNAGDEVNLFNAVDDLRDFVAYDDGGDWPGSPDGDGPSLELINPLLDNSLPTSWDPSVVDGGTPGELNSAFAENAFPICKDGSRDVPLPGSSDAVTVSVLAHDAEGLASVQLFVDTGSGFLAMDMFDDGIHGDGAANDSIFGAVIPAQVSGTLVRYYAEAFDDIGQSDLWPNGAPAEYHAYTVGHLAPVLRITELMASNTSTQADEYGGYDDWFEIHNPGDQAVNLSGMFVSDDLENERKSPLPPVILNPGDDLLFWADNEPGQGPYHCNFKFSASGESVGIFDTVDHGNTMIHGWSYGLMASDVSMGFNSPVATAPEYLALASPGAGNEGVEPFSAVCINEFHTSSAFGGQDDWVELFNRGNEMLDLSGFLLSDELGILSKWSFPPGSTLDPGEFLVVYEDALGFGFSSNGTEVIMLSSPDSLLGLDYYDFGPQSQDISEGRFSDGDPVWQFFTEPSPGTANIGGVGVEETVFAAAPLRILGNFPNPFNPRTEIHFEISRSSEVTLQVFSAEGRALRHLECGRMEAGRHIIAWNGLDDGGHSMPSGVYFVRIQAAKQISVAKMTLLK
- a CDS encoding glycosyltransferase family 4 protein, which encodes MILHALVEEARRCGHVQRTVFGWPEGDPLCKVGGMSEGLSPVSFETSPLDFPIPGMSDVMPYSSSVWSRLDEQQLERYRKVFHEHIARQVEDFQPDIIHSHHLWLMSSLLRALAPDTPIILHCHATGLRQRELCPSLAEEVALGCRLADHILVPLEDHMARVSRDLDFPMEKISLLRPGLREDLFHLNKRRAKHGRLLYAGKLSKSKGLPQLLDAMRQLPDAHLVVAGSGSGEEAAELKVRMEQMPQVHWRGPLTQGELADEMREAEVFVLPSFYEGLPLVLLEAAACGCRIVSTALEGVRKTLAPVLGSKLELVEPPAMCGIDTPETDALPAFTRRLEDSIRSSLGAESTDPPDLSSWSWPSVFARVERTWELERKKNRFP
- a CDS encoding mechanosensitive ion channel family protein, which translates into the protein MLELFRSFPLLRDLSDPAFLGVGLLIVLLFAFLADFIAKHILLGLLRRLIKRSKTTWDDALLEHRVFHRIAHLAPVIVVQYLAPGLVSDYATISLLLDKILVLATAFIGLSSIYSFLDAALDVYRNFEISKNRPIKGYLQVLKIVLGVAIGIFAISTLMNRSPLVLLSGLGAMTAVLMLVFKDTILGFVASVQLTANDMIRMGDWISMPKYGADGDVIDLSLTTVKVQNWDKTITTIPTWALISESFKNWRGMSESGGRRIKRSISIDMNSVEFLSAEEIEKFRCFQFITDYVNAKEKELAEWNASQSVDNSRMVNGRRMTNIGTFRAYVEEYLRRHPLLHKGLTLMVRQLEPGEHGIPIQIYCFSNDQEWVNYEKIQADLFDHIMAVIPEFGLRVYQNPTGKDLSALVRD